In Fusobacterium varium, a genomic segment contains:
- a CDS encoding helix-turn-helix transcriptional regulator, with protein sequence MKGINKIFISATIELIKEIGITNVSIRKIAAKTNMNSANIYYHFDNLDHLLGLASIYFIQEYVLEVSEKVKIAKNSFEEYMIIWECFAHYAFLSPNLYRRIFFKLTKDYNLFEEFYSYFPEYKEKLNIDYLEIFMKDNIYERNKTLLKKVVKDEKNVDILNEIHLLLFKGLLEEIELIKETSTLKCENKMKDFLILTLTPYII encoded by the coding sequence ATGAAAGGTATAAATAAAATTTTTATTTCAGCAACTATAGAATTAATAAAAGAAATTGGAATTACAAATGTTAGTATAAGAAAAATAGCAGCTAAAACAAATATGAATAGTGCTAATATATATTATCATTTTGACAATCTAGATCATCTTTTGGGATTAGCTTCAATCTATTTTATTCAAGAATATGTACTAGAGGTATCGGAAAAAGTAAAAATAGCTAAAAATTCTTTTGAAGAGTATATGATAATTTGGGAGTGCTTTGCTCATTATGCTTTTTTAAGTCCTAACTTATATAGAAGAATATTTTTTAAATTGACAAAAGATTATAACCTGTTTGAAGAATTCTATAGTTATTTTCCTGAATATAAAGAAAAATTGAATATTGATTATTTAGAAATATTTATGAAAGATAATATATATGAAAGAAATAAAACTTTATTGAAGAAAGTAGTTAAAGATGAAAAAAATGTAGATATTTTAAATGAAATACATCTTTTATTGTTTAAAGGATTATTGGAAGAAATTGAATTAATTAAAGAAACTTCTACTTTAAAATGTGAAAATAAAATGAAAGATTTTTTAATTCTCACACTTACACCATATATAATTTAA